One Lepus europaeus isolate LE1 chromosome 7, mLepTim1.pri, whole genome shotgun sequence DNA segment encodes these proteins:
- the SCN4B gene encoding sodium channel subunit beta-4, with the protein MSGAGDRGQAPARWLGPGLLGLLLLPVALSLEVSVGKATTIYAVNGTEILLPCTFSSCFGFENLRFWWSYNTSDTYKKLIEGIVKNEKSDPKVKLRDNDRVSLEGTTKEKMNNISILLRSLEFSDTGKYTCHVKNPKEKDLEHQATIFLQVVDKLEEVDNTVTLIILAVVGGVIGLLVFILLLKKFIAFIIKKTQEKKKECLVSSSGNDNTENGLPGSKAEEKPPTKV; encoded by the exons ATGTCCGGGGCTGGGGACCGAGGCCAAGCCCCGGCGAgatggctgggccctgggctatTGG GTCTCCTCCTGCTGCCCGTGGCCCTGTCACTGGAGGTGTCCGTGGGGAAGGCCACCACCATTTACGCCGTCAACGGCACGGAGATCCTGCTGCCTTGCACCTTCTCCAGCTGCTTTGGCTTTGAGAACCTCCGCTTCTGGTGGTCCTACAACACCAGTGACACCTACAAGAAG CTCATCGAAGGGATTGTGAAGAATGAGAAGTCAGACCCCAAGGTGAAGCTGCGGGACAACGACCGTGTCTCCCTGGAGGGCACCACCAAGGAGAAGATGAACAACATCTCCATCCTGCTGCGGAGCCTGGAGTTCAGCGACACGGGCAAGTACACCTGCCACGTGAAGAACCCCAAGGAGAAGGACCTCGAGCACCAGGCCACCATCTTCCTCCAAGTCGTCGATAAAC TGGAGGAAGTGGACAACACCGTGACGCTCATCATCCTGGCCGTCGTGGGGGGGGTCATCGGGCTCCTCGTCTTCATCCTGCTGCTCAAGAAGTTCATCGCCTTCATCATCAAGAAGACCCAGGAGAAGAA gaAGGAGTGTCTCGTGAGCTCCTCCGGGAATGACAATACGGAGAATGGGCTGCCCGGCTCCAAGGCCGAGGAGAAACCGCCCACGAAAGTGTGA